The following are encoded together in the Vibrio splendidus genome:
- a CDS encoding fimbrial biogenesis chaperone yields the protein MKLFISCVLGLIFTTQAYAQLLIAPTRFVLDADTSVTEKIVVENNSNQPIRLEIKPIYRPVKASGLVRTDANIAQSEDIASWIKVSPPIIRELKPNQRRTVRLRMNALPADMADGEYRAYLWFSPIAKAAELSDIALSSSKTNSDGSAFQLNFHINSYVPVYVQKGEQVQDVKFACDNQSIKIRNDGNFQFTAKLNVDEHSEKVVLLRNAELTKPFPKGSKISLLQNEQPLYECVL from the coding sequence ATGAAGTTGTTTATCTCATGTGTTCTCGGCTTAATCTTCACAACACAAGCCTATGCTCAGTTACTCATCGCACCGACTCGTTTTGTGCTGGATGCCGACACTTCGGTGACTGAAAAAATCGTCGTCGAAAACAATTCAAATCAACCGATTCGCTTGGAGATAAAACCGATTTATCGCCCGGTAAAGGCTAGTGGCTTAGTTCGAACTGACGCTAATATCGCGCAATCAGAAGATATCGCTAGTTGGATTAAAGTGTCACCACCAATAATTCGTGAACTTAAACCCAATCAAAGACGCACGGTTCGCTTACGTATGAATGCTTTACCTGCTGACATGGCTGATGGTGAATATCGTGCTTACTTGTGGTTTTCCCCAATAGCAAAAGCTGCAGAGCTATCAGACATTGCGTTGTCTTCAAGTAAAACCAACAGTGATGGTTCAGCCTTTCAACTGAACTTTCACATCAACAGTTATGTGCCTGTTTATGTTCAGAAAGGTGAGCAGGTGCAAGATGTTAAGTTTGCGTGTGACAACCAAAGCATCAAGATTCGAAACGATGGTAACTTTCAGTTTACTGCGAAATTGAATGTCGATGAGCATAGCGAAAAAGTGGTGCTACTTCGTAATGCTGAATTAACCAAGCCTTTCCCAAAAGGCTCAAAGATCTCACTGCTTCAGAACGAACAGCCTCTGTACGAATGTGTTCTGTAG